A genomic window from Terrisporobacter glycolicus ATCC 14880 = DSM 1288 includes:
- a CDS encoding STAS domain-containing protein produces the protein MSIKINSILDTANDFWKVSLEGELDVSTADELKKCLHKLVDEKNIDMRLDLEDLEYIDSTGLGVMIGILKRLKIENKEVYIERPKNNVRKIFNITGLDKIFKLEG, from the coding sequence ATGTCAATAAAAATAAATTCAATATTAGATACAGCAAATGATTTCTGGAAAGTTTCACTTGAAGGAGAATTAGATGTATCTACAGCAGATGAATTAAAAAAATGCCTACATAAATTAGTTGACGAGAAAAATATAGACATGAGGTTAGATCTTGAAGATTTAGAATATATAGATTCAACTGGGCTTGGAGTAATGATAGGAATTCTAAAAAGATTAAAGATAGAGAATAAAGAAGTCTATATAGAAAGACCTAAGAATAACGTAAGAAAAATATTCAATATAACAGGTTTAGATAAGATTTTTAAATTGGAGGGATAG
- the gyrA gene encoding DNA gyrase subunit A: MEENKKILPIEIASEMKKSYIDYAMSVIVGRALPDVRDGLKPVHRRILYSMNDLNLTPDKPYRKSARIVGDVLGKYHPHGDTAVYFAMVRMAQDFSTRGLLVDGHGNFGSVDGDSPAAMRYTEAKMSKLAMELLRDIDKETVDFVPNFDESLKEPSVLPSRYPNLLVNGSNGIAVGMATSIPPHNLGETIDAAVHLIDNPDCSIEELMKYVQGPDFPTSAIIMGKENIAEAYRTGRGKVKVRSRAMIEELPKGRQQIVVTEIPYQVNKARLVERIAELVKDKKLEGISDLRDESNRNGMRIVIELKRDANANIVLNNLYKHSQMEDTFSIIMLALVNGVPKVLNLKEMLYYYVEHQKDVVTRRTKFELNKAEARAHILEGLRIALDNIDAVISLIRASKTTQEAKNGLIEKFGLTDVQAQAILDMRLQRLTGLEREKIEDEYSELMKKIEYLRSILADEQLLLGVIKEEIIAIRQKYADERRTEIRHAEGEINMRDLIDDEEIAITLTHFGYIKRVPLDTYKSQNRGGKGISAMSTREEDFVKHLVTTTTHSRLLFFTNKGRVFRLDAFEIPEGKRKAKGTAIVNLLQLAPNEKITTLIPVDNSNNDELFLLLATKKGIVKKTKREEFKNINKSGLIAIGLRSDDELIDVKITNGEKDVLLVTENGMSIRFNETDIRHMGRTAMGVKGITLSGDDRVVSMNLTDEGQELLVVSEKGFGKRTDINEYRVQSRAGKGIKTYNIFEKTGKIVGAEMVSEIDQIMMINSNGILIRLEVEGISIYGRVTSGVKLMKTEDEVNVVSIAKINIDEE; the protein is encoded by the coding sequence ATGGAAGAAAATAAAAAGATACTCCCTATAGAAATAGCAAGTGAAATGAAGAAATCCTATATTGATTATGCCATGAGTGTTATAGTTGGTCGTGCATTACCAGATGTAAGAGACGGATTAAAGCCTGTTCATAGAAGAATACTTTACTCTATGAATGATTTAAATTTAACGCCAGATAAACCTTATAGAAAATCAGCACGTATTGTTGGGGACGTTCTAGGGAAGTACCATCCACATGGAGACACAGCAGTATACTTTGCAATGGTAAGAATGGCTCAAGACTTCTCAACTAGAGGACTTTTAGTTGATGGTCATGGTAACTTTGGTTCTGTAGATGGTGACTCACCAGCAGCAATGCGTTATACAGAAGCAAAAATGAGTAAATTAGCTATGGAATTACTTAGAGACATAGATAAAGAAACTGTAGACTTTGTACCAAACTTTGATGAGTCTTTAAAAGAGCCATCAGTATTACCATCAAGATATCCAAACTTATTAGTAAATGGATCTAATGGTATAGCAGTTGGTATGGCTACATCTATTCCACCGCATAACTTAGGTGAAACAATTGATGCAGCAGTACATTTAATTGATAATCCAGATTGTAGCATAGAAGAATTAATGAAGTATGTACAAGGACCAGATTTCCCAACATCAGCAATAATAATGGGAAAAGAAAATATAGCAGAAGCTTATAGAACTGGTAGAGGTAAAGTAAAAGTTAGATCTAGAGCTATGATAGAAGAATTACCGAAAGGAAGACAACAAATAGTTGTTACAGAAATTCCTTACCAAGTAAATAAAGCTAGATTAGTTGAAAGAATAGCTGAACTAGTTAAAGATAAAAAATTAGAAGGTATTTCTGATTTAAGAGATGAAAGTAATAGAAATGGTATGAGAATCGTTATAGAACTAAAAAGAGATGCTAATGCTAACATAGTTCTTAACAATCTGTATAAACATTCTCAAATGGAAGATACTTTCAGTATAATAATGCTTGCACTTGTTAATGGTGTACCTAAAGTATTAAATTTAAAAGAAATGCTATATTACTATGTTGAACATCAAAAAGATGTTGTTACACGTAGAACTAAATTTGAATTAAATAAAGCAGAAGCAAGAGCACATATATTAGAAGGATTAAGAATAGCACTAGATAATATAGACGCTGTAATAAGTCTAATAAGAGCTTCTAAGACAACTCAAGAAGCTAAAAATGGACTAATAGAAAAATTCGGATTAACAGATGTACAAGCTCAAGCTATCTTAGATATGAGATTACAAAGACTAACTGGATTAGAGAGAGAAAAGATAGAAGATGAATACAGTGAGTTAATGAAAAAAATAGAATATTTAAGATCTATATTAGCAGATGAACAACTACTTTTAGGTGTTATAAAAGAAGAAATTATAGCTATAAGACAAAAATATGCAGATGAGAGAAGAACAGAAATAAGACATGCTGAAGGTGAAATCAATATGAGAGATTTAATTGATGATGAAGAAATAGCAATTACTCTTACTCATTTTGGTTACATAAAGAGAGTACCTCTAGATACATATAAGAGTCAAAATAGAGGTGGTAAAGGAATATCAGCAATGTCTACTAGAGAAGAAGACTTTGTAAAACATTTAGTTACAACAACTACACATAGTAGATTATTATTCTTTACAAATAAAGGTAGAGTATTTAGACTAGATGCTTTTGAAATTCCAGAAGGAAAGAGAAAGGCAAAAGGAACCGCTATAGTAAATCTATTACAATTAGCACCAAATGAAAAAATAACTACTCTAATTCCAGTAGATAATTCAAATAATGATGAGCTATTCTTACTATTAGCTACTAAAAAAGGTATCGTAAAGAAAACTAAACGTGAAGAATTTAAAAATATTAATAAATCAGGATTAATAGCAATTGGGCTTAGAAGTGATGATGAATTAATAGATGTTAAAATTACAAACGGTGAAAAAGATGTCCTTTTAGTTACTGAAAACGGAATGTCTATAAGATTTAATGAAACAGATATAAGACATATGGGTAGAACAGCCATGGGTGTAAAAGGTATAACTTTATCAGGAGACGATAGAGTAGTTTCTATGAACTTAACAGACGAAGGTCAGGAATTATTAGTAGTAAGTGAAAAAGGATTCGGCAAAAGAACAGATATTAACGAATATAGAGTTCAAAGTAGAGCTGGAAAAGGAATAAAAACATATAATATATTTGAAAAGACAGGTAAAATCGTTGGAGCTGAAATGGTTTCAGAGATAGATCAAATAATGATGATTAACTCTAATGGAATACTTATAAGACTGGAAGTTGAAGGAATTTCAATTTATGGAAGAGTAACAAGTGGGGTTAAATTAATGAAGACCGAAGACGAAGTAAATGTAGTTTCGATTGCAAAAATAAATATAGATGAAGAATAG
- the recF gene encoding DNA replication/repair protein RecF (All proteins in this family for which functions are known are DNA-binding proteins that assist the filamentation of RecA onto DNA for the initiation of recombination or recombinational repair.) — MQLNSLKLMNFRNYDNLYIDFNKNVNLLVGKNGQGKTNIVESIYMLSFGKSFRTSKDKEIIKFDTESLYVGGNYTKYDTNGLIEVAIGKNKKGIKVNKIHIQKIQELLGNLNVVIFSPEDLRLVKDGPRERRSFIDKEISQIMPKYYNYLINYNKILSQKNRVLKNRNIDTNLLDVYDESLSQYGSYIYIIRRDFIKKISNIANSMHTRLTNNIEDLQITYKNQMNISDEDTVMEVKERFYNKLIESREHDMEVRTTRYGIHKDDLNIFVNKLDVRLYGSQGQQRTASISLKLSEIELIKNEVGENPILILDDVFSELDETRQKLLVENLEDVQMFITTAEIAHKSIFNKDNTTIFNIEKGKVISIQNGGN, encoded by the coding sequence ATGCAGCTTAATAGCTTAAAATTAATGAACTTTAGAAATTATGACAATCTGTACATAGATTTTAATAAAAATGTTAATCTCTTAGTTGGTAAAAATGGACAGGGAAAAACAAATATAGTGGAATCTATTTATATGCTATCTTTTGGCAAATCTTTTAGGACGAGTAAAGATAAAGAAATTATTAAATTTGATACGGAAAGTTTGTATGTTGGAGGAAATTATACTAAATACGATACAAATGGTTTAATAGAAGTTGCAATTGGAAAAAATAAAAAGGGAATTAAAGTAAATAAGATACACATCCAAAAAATTCAAGAATTACTTGGAAATTTAAATGTAGTAATTTTTTCTCCAGAAGATTTAAGGTTAGTCAAAGATGGCCCAAGAGAACGCAGATCATTTATAGATAAAGAAATAAGTCAAATAATGCCCAAATATTATAATTATTTAATAAATTACAATAAAATATTAAGTCAAAAAAATAGAGTTCTTAAAAATAGAAATATAGATACGAACTTATTAGATGTTTATGATGAAAGCTTGTCTCAATATGGTAGCTATATATATATTATTAGAAGAGATTTTATCAAGAAAATTTCTAACATAGCAAATTCTATGCATACTAGATTAACTAACAATATAGAAGACTTACAAATTACTTATAAGAATCAAATGAATATAAGTGATGAAGATACTGTTATGGAAGTGAAAGAAAGATTTTATAATAAGTTAATTGAAAGTAGAGAACATGATATGGAAGTGAGAACTACAAGATATGGTATTCATAAGGATGACTTAAATATATTTGTTAATAAATTAGATGTAAGACTATATGGTTCACAAGGGCAACAAAGGACAGCTTCTATTTCATTGAAATTATCAGAAATAGAGCTAATTAAAAATGAGGTTGGAGAAAATCCTATATTAATACTAGATGATGTATTTAGTGAATTGGATGAAACGAGGCAAAAACTACTAGTAGAAAATTTAGAAGATGTACAAATGTTTATAACTACAGCAGAAATAGCGCATAAAAGTATATTTAATAAAGATAATACTACTATTTTTAATATAGAAAAAGGTAAAGTAATTAGTATACAGAATGGAGGTAACTAA
- a CDS encoding ATP-binding protein → MTCETIKMEITANPEYVSIIRLTTSGIANKVGFCIDDIEDLKVAISEACTNAIKHSSEDRFTIIYSMIENGLTIEIIDNGKGYDRSSVSEPDIDNLKESGMGLFIIESLMDEVIVESQEGKGTSIKMTKYLGVDM, encoded by the coding sequence TTGACTTGCGAAACAATAAAAATGGAGATTACAGCAAATCCAGAGTATGTAAGTATAATAAGATTAACTACTTCTGGTATTGCAAATAAAGTAGGCTTTTGTATTGATGATATAGAGGATTTAAAAGTGGCTATATCCGAAGCTTGTACAAATGCTATAAAACATAGCTCAGAAGATCGATTTACAATTATATACTCAATGATAGAAAATGGATTAACTATAGAAATAATAGATAATGGTAAAGGATATGATAGAAGCTCTGTAAGTGAACCAGATATAGATAATCTTAAAGAGAGTGGGATGGGACTATTTATAATAGAATCTCTTATGGATGAAGTAATTGTTGAATCACAAGAAGGAAAGGGAACTAGTATAAAAATGACAAAGTATTTAGGAGTTGATATGTAA
- the gyrB gene encoding DNA topoisomerase (ATP-hydrolyzing) subunit B, giving the protein MKQQEYGASQIQVLEGLEAVRKRPGMYIGSTGPRGLHHLVYEIVDNSIDEALQGYCDRIYVSLNDDGSVTVKDDGRGIPVETHPKTGKSTLETVLTVLHAGGKFGGGGYKVSGGLHGVGISVVNALSKWLVADVYRDGKIYRQNYGKGMATSALEVVGESHHTGTIISFMPDETIFDEVEFKYEILEHRLRELAFLNKGVRIVFEDKRVDSERKKEFHYDGGLVEFVKYLNKTKTAIHEDIVHIDKKIGDSIVEIAMQYTDGYTENIFSFANNIDTHEGGTHLAGFKTALTKTVNDYAKRNKLIKENEGNLTGEDIREGLTAVISVKLPEPQFEGQTKTKLGNTYMRGSVDSVTVEELGAFLEENPTTARIIVDKGLRAQRAREAAKRARELTRRKSVLESTSLPGKLADCAEKDPAKSEIFLVEGDSAGGSAKQGRDRHTQAILPLRGKILNVEKSRLDKILSSDEIKNMITAYGCGVGNDFDLEKARYHKIIIMTDADVDGAHIRTLLLTFFFRYMRPLIENGYVYAAQPPLYKVKKQKKEYYVYSDKELEVLLEEIGRTGVELQRYKGLGEMNAEQLWDTTMNPETRTLLQVTIEDAVIADQVFSMLMGDKVGPRKEFIEENATYVTNLDI; this is encoded by the coding sequence ATGAAACAACAAGAGTATGGCGCAAGTCAGATTCAGGTACTAGAAGGTCTAGAAGCAGTTAGAAAAAGACCTGGTATGTATATAGGATCTACTGGACCAAGAGGATTACACCATCTAGTTTATGAAATTGTTGATAATAGTATAGATGAAGCATTACAAGGTTATTGCGACAGAATATATGTTAGTCTAAATGATGATGGTAGTGTAACTGTAAAGGATGATGGTAGAGGAATACCTGTTGAAACTCATCCTAAGACTGGAAAATCTACTTTAGAAACAGTTTTAACAGTTTTACACGCAGGAGGTAAATTTGGTGGAGGAGGATACAAGGTATCTGGTGGACTTCACGGAGTTGGTATATCTGTAGTTAATGCATTGTCAAAATGGTTAGTTGCAGATGTATATAGAGATGGAAAGATATATAGACAAAATTATGGAAAAGGGATGGCAACTTCAGCATTAGAAGTAGTTGGAGAGTCTCATCATACAGGAACAATAATAAGCTTCATGCCAGATGAAACTATATTCGATGAAGTTGAATTCAAATATGAAATATTAGAACATAGACTTAGAGAGCTTGCTTTCTTAAATAAGGGAGTAAGAATTGTATTTGAAGATAAAAGAGTAGATAGTGAGCGTAAAAAAGAATTCCATTACGATGGTGGTCTAGTAGAGTTTGTTAAATACTTAAACAAAACAAAAACAGCTATACATGAAGATATAGTTCACATAGATAAAAAAATAGGCGATTCTATCGTTGAAATAGCAATGCAATATACTGATGGATATACAGAAAATATATTCTCATTTGCAAATAATATTGATACACACGAAGGTGGAACTCACTTAGCAGGATTTAAAACAGCATTAACTAAAACTGTAAATGACTATGCTAAGCGTAATAAGTTAATAAAAGAAAATGAGGGAAATTTAACAGGTGAAGATATAAGAGAAGGTCTTACAGCTGTTATATCAGTTAAACTACCAGAACCTCAATTTGAAGGTCAAACAAAGACTAAATTAGGTAATACATATATGAGAGGTAGTGTAGATAGCGTAACAGTAGAAGAACTAGGAGCATTCTTAGAAGAAAATCCAACAACAGCTAGAATTATAGTTGATAAAGGTTTAAGAGCTCAAAGAGCTAGAGAGGCTGCAAAAAGAGCTAGAGAACTAACAAGAAGAAAAAGTGTTCTTGAGAGTACATCATTACCTGGGAAATTAGCAGACTGTGCAGAGAAAGATCCTGCAAAAAGTGAAATATTCTTAGTCGAAGGGGATTCTGCCGGTGGATCTGCAAAACAAGGTAGAGATAGACATACACAAGCAATACTACCACTTAGAGGTAAGATATTAAACGTAGAAAAATCAAGATTAGATAAAATATTATCTTCCGATGAAATAAAAAATATGATAACCGCTTACGGCTGTGGCGTAGGAAATGACTTTGATTTAGAAAAAGCTAGATATCACAAAATTATAATCATGACCGATGCCGATGTAGATGGTGCTCACATTAGAACACTATTATTAACATTCTTCTTTAGATACATGAGACCTCTTATAGAGAATGGATATGTTTATGCAGCACAACCACCTCTATACAAGGTTAAAAAACAAAAGAAAGAATACTATGTTTATTCAGATAAAGAGTTAGAAGTTTTATTAGAGGAAATAGGAAGAACTGGTGTTGAACTTCAAAGATACAAAGGTCTTGGAGAGATGAACGCTGAGCAACTATGGGATACAACAATGAACCCAGAAACAAGAACATTATTACAAGTTACAATTGAAGATGCTGTAATTGCAGATCAAGTATTCTCTATGTTAATGGGAGATAAGGTTGGACCAAGAAAAGAATTTATAGAAGAAAATGCAACATATGTTACAAACTTAGATATATAA
- a CDS encoding YtxH domain-containing protein — protein MSSKKGLYLVLGAVAGFVTGLCLAPKEGSEIRKEAKEKLIEVKENPKDVLHETFDSVKEKIISIKDEIIEDSNIEISEEDILISKSFEEGDK, from the coding sequence ATGAGTTCAAAAAAGGGATTATACTTAGTATTAGGAGCAGTAGCTGGATTTGTAACAGGATTATGTTTAGCACCTAAAGAAGGTTCTGAAATAAGAAAAGAAGCTAAAGAAAAATTAATAGAAGTAAAAGAAAATCCAAAAGATGTTCTACATGAAACATTTGATAGCGTTAAAGAAAAAATCATATCTATAAAAGATGAAATAATAGAAGATAGTAATATAGAAATATCAGAAGAAGATATATTAATAAGTAAGAGCTTTGAAGAGGGAGATAAGTAA
- a CDS encoding SigB/SigF/SigG family RNA polymerase sigma factor yields MKRVANATDYLNMETKELFKLYSKEKNREVRDILIERHLYLVNILAKKYINKGVEFDDIYQVASLALIYAIDRYDIEKGFEFSSFATPTIVGEIKKYFRDKVWTLRVPRRVQELSKKVSEAKVVLEQQNKKHPKVKEIAEYLGCTEEEVLESMEASYGYQPVSLDATTNSDSEENISLMDKIADKEESFNDIEYKDFLEKFIETLNELEVQIFKGRFYLEKTQSALAKELNISQMTISRLERKIIEKLKKEYEKNI; encoded by the coding sequence ATGAAGAGGGTAGCTAATGCTACAGATTACCTAAATATGGAAACTAAAGAACTTTTTAAACTTTATAGCAAAGAAAAGAATAGAGAAGTAAGAGATATATTAATTGAAAGACATCTATATTTAGTTAATATCTTAGCAAAAAAGTATATTAATAAAGGAGTAGAATTTGATGATATATACCAAGTTGCTTCTTTAGCATTAATATACGCTATAGATAGATATGATATAGAAAAAGGATTTGAATTTTCAAGTTTTGCTACACCTACAATAGTGGGTGAAATAAAAAAGTACTTTAGAGATAAAGTGTGGACCCTAAGAGTTCCCAGAAGGGTTCAAGAACTAAGTAAAAAGGTAAGTGAAGCTAAAGTTGTACTAGAACAACAAAATAAAAAACATCCTAAAGTAAAAGAAATTGCTGAATATTTAGGATGCACAGAGGAAGAAGTATTAGAGTCTATGGAGGCATCTTATGGATATCAACCAGTATCGTTAGATGCAACTACTAACAGTGATTCAGAAGAAAATATATCTTTAATGGATAAAATAGCAGACAAAGAAGAAAGTTTTAATGATATAGAATATAAAGATTTCTTAGAAAAATTTATAGAAACATTAAATGAATTAGAAGTTCAGATTTTTAAAGGCAGGTTCTATTTGGAAAAAACACAATCAGCTCTAGCAAAAGAATTGAATATATCTCAAATGACTATTTCTAGACTTGAAAGAAAGATAATAGAAAAGCTAAAAAAAGAATATGAAAAAAATATATAA
- the dnaN gene encoding DNA polymerase III subunit beta encodes MKIICNQKLLAHKISIVQKAINGKTNFDLLKGILIVAKGDQIVLTGYDLEIGIETYAQAEISEEGSIVIDARLFGDIIRKLPDSFVEIETDNDNNVYINCLNSKFKIKGDSSEEYPVLPNVSKDNLYNVPQDILKNMIKQTVFAISQDQTKPVLMGELLEIVNGEVSLVAIDGYRLAVRSCSVENLNANAKVIIPGKTLNDVNSLLSTEEQVQIGFDDKNAIFMINETKIITRLLDGEFIEYKKLLPREHNTRIKLNTRSLLNSIERASLLSQSERNNLIKLSIRDNTLAITSNTEKGNVYEEVDLELEGDYLDIAFNSRYLLEGLKNIESEEIFIEFTTNVNPCIIKPVDGIKYIYLLLPVRIASNI; translated from the coding sequence TTGAAAATAATTTGTAATCAAAAACTATTAGCTCATAAAATAAGTATTGTACAAAAAGCTATTAATGGAAAAACAAACTTTGATTTGTTAAAAGGAATTTTAATAGTAGCTAAAGGAGATCAAATAGTTTTAACTGGATATGATTTAGAAATCGGTATAGAAACTTATGCACAAGCAGAAATATCGGAGGAGGGAAGCATTGTTATAGATGCTCGACTTTTTGGAGATATAATAAGAAAACTACCAGATTCATTTGTTGAAATTGAAACAGATAATGATAATAACGTTTATATAAATTGTTTAAACTCAAAATTCAAAATTAAGGGAGATAGCTCAGAGGAGTATCCTGTGTTACCTAACGTAAGTAAAGATAACTTATATAACGTGCCACAAGATATCCTAAAAAATATGATTAAACAAACTGTATTTGCCATATCTCAAGATCAAACAAAACCAGTTTTAATGGGAGAGTTATTAGAGATAGTTAATGGAGAAGTTAGTTTAGTTGCTATAGATGGTTATAGACTAGCAGTAAGAAGTTGTTCTGTGGAAAACTTAAATGCAAATGCAAAAGTTATAATACCAGGAAAAACTTTAAATGATGTAAACAGTCTTTTATCCACAGAGGAACAAGTTCAAATTGGATTTGACGATAAAAATGCAATTTTCATGATAAATGAAACAAAAATAATAACAAGATTACTAGATGGAGAATTTATTGAGTATAAAAAATTACTTCCAAGAGAACATAATACTAGGATTAAATTAAATACTAGAAGCTTACTTAATAGTATAGAGAGAGCATCTTTATTATCACAATCAGAGAGAAATAATCTAATAAAATTATCAATAAGAGATAATACACTGGCAATAACATCTAATACTGAAAAAGGTAATGTTTACGAAGAAGTAGATTTAGAATTAGAGGGAGATTACTTAGATATTGCTTTTAACTCAAGATATTTATTAGAAGGATTAAAAAATATAGAAAGTGAAGAAATATTCATCGAATTTACCACTAATGTTAATCCATGTATAATTAAGCCAGTTGATGGTATTAAATATATATATTTATTACTTCCTGTAAGGATAGCTTCAAATATATAA
- a CDS encoding DUF948 domain-containing protein — protein MNALGWQIGAVLFGASFFIVAIYLAKVLNSANKVVERTNRLIDVNERHITDIIDNAAHITKSVREIMDIVTKISSLFRVFKFFKK, from the coding sequence ATGAATGCATTAGGCTGGCAAATAGGGGCAGTTTTATTTGGTGCTAGCTTTTTTATAGTAGCTATATATTTAGCAAAAGTATTGAATAGCGCCAATAAGGTTGTAGAAAGAACAAATAGATTAATAGATGTTAATGAAAGACATATAACCGATATAATAGACAATGCTGCACATATAACAAAAAGTGTGAGAGAAATTATGGATATAGTAACTAAGATTAGTAGCTTATTTAGAGTATTCAAGTTTTTTAAAAAATAG
- the yaaA gene encoding S4 domain-containing protein YaaA gives MIEIAIDSEYIKLDQFLKLADIASTGGHAKFLIQEGVVKVNGEVETRRGKKIRPGDLIEVEGNSIMVV, from the coding sequence ATGATAGAAATAGCCATAGATTCAGAGTATATTAAGTTAGATCAATTCTTAAAACTTGCTGATATTGCTTCAACTGGCGGACATGCCAAATTTTTAATACAAGAAGGCGTAGTAAAAGTTAATGGCGAAGTTGAAACAAGAAGAGGAAAAAAAATCAGACCAGGAGATCTTATTGAAGTTGAAGGAAACTCAATAATGGTAGTGTAA